A window from Methylocystis sp. MJC1 encodes these proteins:
- the carB gene encoding carbamoyl-phosphate synthase large subunit, whose amino-acid sequence MPKRTDISTILIIGAGPIVIGQACEFDYSGTQACKALKAEGYRIVLVNSNPATIMTDPDLADRTYVEPITPEFVAKIIEKERYAVPGGFALLPTMGGQTALNCALSLEKMGVLEKFDVEMVGATAHAIDKAEDRELFREAMTKIGLDTPRSHHIKTLTAALDALDDIGLPAIIRPSFTLGGTGGGIAYNKAEFIEIVERGIDASPTNEVLIEESVLGWKEYEMEVVRDKADNCIIVCSIENIDPMGVHTGDSITVAPALTLTDKEYQIMRDASLAVLREIGVETGGSNVQFAVDPRTGRMIVIEMNPRVSRSSALASKATGFPIAKVAARLAVGYTLDEIANDITGGATPASFEPTIDYVVTKIPRFAFEKFPGSEPILTTAMKSVGEAMAIGRNFAESLQKALRSLETGLSGLDEIEIDALGKGDDMNVLRGALGTPTPDRLLVVGQALRLGMSQLEVHEASKIDPWFIARVAEIVALEEKVKKFGLPKDAENLRKLKFAGFSDTRLATLTRLEESAVRAARHALGVRPVYKRIDTCAAEFASPTAYMYSTYETPFAGVPANEANPSDRKKIVILGGGPNRIGQGIEFDYCCCHACFALADAGFETIMINCNPETVSTDYDTSDRLYFEPLTNEDVSEILDVEKSNGTLIGLIVQYGGQTPLKLAHGLEKTGAPILGTPVDSIDLAEDRDRFKRLLDKLGLKQPKNGIAYSVEQSRIVAGELGLPLVVRPSYVLGGRAMAIIRDNSDLDDYLLGTLPSLVPSEIKARYPNDKTGQINMVLGKNPLLFDRYLTDAIEVDVDCIADGAQAAIAGVMEHIEEAGIHSGDSACSLPPRSLTPETIAALEEQTKSLAMALGVVGLMNVQYALKDGEIYVLEVNPRASRTVPFVAKVVGAPFAKIAARVMAGEKLSAFTLPSAPPNHIGVKEAVFPFARFPGVDTVLGPEMRSTGEVIGLDVSFDAAFVKSQLGGGTKAPRGGVLFVSVRDADKPRILPAIRLLTDIGFSVVATGGTARYLQEQGIAAQKINKVSEGRPHIVDAIKNGAIQLVFNTTEGAQALADSRSLRRAALLHKVPYYTTLAGAVAAAQGVKAYVSGDLEARALQDYFRPVTG is encoded by the coding sequence ATGCCGAAAAGAACCGACATATCGACCATTCTGATCATCGGCGCCGGGCCCATCGTCATCGGCCAGGCCTGCGAATTCGACTATTCCGGCACGCAGGCTTGCAAGGCGTTGAAGGCCGAGGGCTACCGGATCGTGCTGGTCAATTCCAATCCGGCGACGATCATGACCGACCCGGATCTGGCCGATCGCACGTATGTCGAGCCGATCACGCCGGAGTTTGTCGCGAAGATCATCGAGAAGGAGCGCTACGCCGTTCCGGGCGGCTTCGCTCTGCTCCCCACAATGGGCGGCCAGACGGCCCTCAATTGCGCCCTCTCCCTCGAGAAGATGGGCGTGCTGGAAAAATTCGACGTCGAGATGGTCGGCGCCACGGCGCACGCCATCGACAAGGCGGAGGACCGCGAGCTCTTCCGCGAGGCCATGACCAAGATCGGCCTCGACACGCCGCGCTCGCACCACATCAAGACGCTCACCGCGGCGCTCGACGCGCTGGACGACATCGGCCTGCCCGCCATTATCCGCCCGTCCTTCACGCTGGGCGGCACAGGCGGCGGCATCGCTTATAACAAGGCGGAGTTCATCGAGATCGTCGAGCGCGGCATCGACGCCTCGCCAACCAATGAAGTGCTGATCGAGGAAAGCGTCCTCGGTTGGAAAGAATACGAGATGGAAGTTGTCCGCGACAAGGCGGACAATTGCATCATCGTCTGCTCGATCGAGAATATCGATCCGATGGGCGTGCATACCGGCGACTCCATCACAGTCGCCCCAGCGCTGACGCTCACCGACAAAGAATATCAGATCATGCGCGACGCCTCCCTCGCCGTTCTGCGCGAGATCGGTGTCGAGACCGGCGGATCGAACGTGCAATTCGCCGTCGATCCGCGCACCGGCCGTATGATCGTCATCGAGATGAATCCGCGCGTGTCGCGCTCCTCGGCGCTGGCCTCGAAAGCGACGGGCTTCCCCATCGCCAAGGTCGCCGCGCGGCTCGCCGTCGGCTACACGCTCGACGAAATCGCCAATGACATCACAGGGGGCGCGACGCCCGCCTCCTTCGAGCCGACGATCGATTATGTCGTCACCAAAATTCCGCGTTTCGCCTTCGAGAAATTCCCCGGCTCCGAGCCGATCCTCACGACCGCGATGAAGTCGGTCGGCGAAGCCATGGCGATCGGCCGCAACTTCGCCGAGTCGCTGCAAAAGGCGCTGCGCTCGCTGGAGACCGGCCTTTCGGGCCTCGACGAAATTGAGATCGACGCTCTCGGCAAGGGCGACGATATGAACGTCCTGCGCGGCGCGCTCGGCACGCCGACGCCGGATCGCCTGCTCGTCGTCGGCCAGGCGCTGCGTCTGGGCATGAGCCAGCTCGAAGTGCATGAGGCGAGCAAGATCGACCCCTGGTTCATCGCGCGCGTTGCAGAAATCGTGGCGCTCGAAGAGAAGGTAAAGAAATTCGGCCTGCCGAAGGACGCCGAGAATCTGCGCAAGCTGAAATTCGCCGGCTTCTCCGACACGCGCCTAGCGACGCTCACGAGGCTCGAAGAATCGGCCGTGCGCGCGGCGCGCCACGCGCTCGGCGTGCGGCCGGTCTATAAGCGCATCGATACTTGCGCGGCGGAATTCGCCTCGCCCACGGCCTATATGTATTCGACCTATGAGACGCCTTTCGCCGGCGTCCCGGCGAATGAGGCCAATCCCTCCGATCGCAAGAAGATCGTCATTCTCGGCGGCGGGCCGAACCGTATCGGCCAGGGCATCGAGTTCGACTATTGCTGCTGTCACGCCTGTTTCGCGCTGGCCGACGCCGGCTTCGAGACGATCATGATCAACTGCAATCCCGAGACGGTCTCGACCGACTACGACACCTCGGATCGCCTCTATTTCGAGCCGCTGACCAATGAGGACGTGTCGGAGATTCTCGACGTCGAGAAGTCGAACGGGACGCTGATCGGCCTCATCGTCCAATATGGCGGCCAGACGCCGCTGAAGCTTGCGCATGGCCTCGAAAAGACCGGTGCGCCCATCCTTGGCACGCCCGTTGACTCGATCGACCTCGCTGAGGACCGCGACCGCTTCAAGCGTCTGCTGGATAAGCTCGGCCTCAAACAGCCCAAGAACGGCATCGCTTATTCGGTCGAGCAGTCGCGCATCGTCGCGGGCGAACTCGGCCTGCCGCTCGTCGTGCGCCCGTCCTATGTGCTCGGCGGCCGCGCGATGGCGATCATCCGCGACAACAGCGATCTCGACGATTATCTGCTCGGCACGCTACCGAGCCTCGTGCCCTCCGAGATCAAGGCGCGTTACCCCAATGACAAGACCGGGCAGATCAATATGGTGCTCGGCAAGAATCCGCTGCTCTTCGACCGCTATCTGACCGACGCCATTGAAGTCGACGTCGATTGCATCGCCGACGGCGCGCAAGCGGCCATCGCCGGCGTCATGGAGCATATCGAGGAAGCCGGCATTCACTCGGGCGACTCGGCCTGCTCGCTGCCGCCGCGCTCGCTCACGCCGGAGACCATCGCTGCTCTTGAGGAGCAGACCAAGAGCCTCGCCATGGCGCTCGGCGTCGTGGGGCTCATGAATGTGCAATATGCGCTCAAGGACGGCGAGATCTATGTCCTCGAAGTGAACCCGCGCGCCTCGCGCACCGTGCCCTTCGTCGCCAAGGTCGTCGGCGCGCCCTTCGCCAAGATCGCCGCGCGCGTGATGGCGGGCGAAAAGCTTTCGGCCTTCACCCTGCCCTCCGCCCCGCCGAACCATATCGGCGTGAAGGAAGCGGTCTTCCCCTTCGCGCGCTTCCCCGGCGTCGACACGGTGCTCGGCCCGGAGATGCGCTCGACCGGCGAAGTCATCGGCCTCGACGTCTCCTTCGACGCGGCCTTTGTGAAGAGCCAGCTCGGCGGCGGCACCAAGGCGCCGCGCGGCGGCGTGCTGTTTGTCTCGGTGCGCGACGCCGACAAGCCACGCATCCTCCCGGCGATCCGCCTGCTGACGGACATCGGCTTCAGCGTGGTCGCGACCGGCGGCACCGCCCGCTACCTGCAGGAACAGGGCATCGCCGCGCAGAAGATCAACAAGGTCTCGGAAGGCCGGCCGCATATCGTCGACGCGATCAAGAACGGCGCGATCCAGCTCGTCTTCAACACGACGGAAGGCGCGCAGGCGCTCGCCGACTCGCGTTCCTTGCGCAGAGCGGCGCTTCTGCATAAGGTTCCCTATTATACGACTCTCGCCGGCGCGGTCGCGGCGGCGCAGGGCGTGAAGGCTTATGTGTCGGGAGACCTAGAGGCGCGGGCGCTGCAGGATTATTTCCGGCCCGTAACCGGCTGA
- the greA gene encoding transcription elongation factor GreA: MEKVPMTAAGYAALGEELRRRQQEERPRIIQQISEARAHGDLSENAEYHAAKESQSLNEGRIAELEDKLSRAEVIDVSKLTGSTIKFGATVTVVDEDTEEEKAYQIVGETEADVKSGRVSISSPIARALIGKTVGDTVEVKTPGGGKSYEILKVAFGS, translated from the coding sequence ATGGAGAAGGTGCCCATGACAGCCGCTGGCTATGCGGCGCTCGGAGAGGAATTGCGCCGTCGTCAGCAAGAAGAGCGCCCGCGCATCATCCAGCAGATTTCCGAGGCGCGCGCCCATGGCGACTTGTCGGAGAACGCGGAATATCACGCCGCGAAAGAGTCGCAGTCGCTGAACGAAGGCCGCATCGCGGAGCTCGAGGACAAGCTCTCCCGCGCCGAGGTCATCGACGTCTCCAAGCTCACGGGCTCGACGATTAAATTCGGCGCGACCGTCACGGTGGTCGACGAGGACACCGAAGAGGAGAAAGCCTATCAGATCGTCGGTGAGACCGAAGCCGACGTGAAGAGCGGCCGCGTCTCCATCTCGAGCCCGATCGCCCGCGCGCTGATCGGCAAGACGGTCGGCGACACCGTGGAAGTGAAGACCCCCGGCGGCGGCAAGAGCTACGAGATTCTGAAGGTCGCTTTCGGTTCGTAA
- a CDS encoding mitochondrial fission ELM1 family protein yields the protein MAGFGSRPSPLAAPGKLEAASTQPTLRILADGRAGHEAQTLGVAEALGLTPDIRRVAPRRLYELIAPFGPPDPLDAEAYAPPYPDIAIAAGRRTIPALRRLKRCSGGRTFTVYLNAPASGLKTADLIVAPRHDGLAGPNVVAPITPPNRVTPERLAAARAAPDPRIAALPRPRVAMLVGSAEGLLYDLDFIASTLLDAGYGVMATASRRTPPEIAAALRQALSAPGGWFWDGEGANPYFSMLANADRIVVTGDSVNMVGESAATGVPVHVLEPFVIRRKIKAYLTALEGAGAIRIWRGPFENWPYAPINSTPRIARRIAADYAAFRASSA from the coding sequence GTGGCCGGCTTCGGCTCTCGCCCATCCCCTCTCGCCGCACCCGGAAAACTAGAAGCAGCGTCGACACAGCCGACGCTCCGCATCCTCGCGGACGGCCGCGCCGGACATGAGGCGCAGACGCTCGGCGTCGCCGAGGCGCTCGGCCTGACGCCCGACATCCGCCGCGTCGCTCCCCGCCGGCTCTATGAGCTCATTGCTCCTTTTGGCCCGCCGGACCCTTTGGATGCGGAAGCCTACGCGCCGCCCTACCCCGACATCGCCATCGCCGCCGGCCGGCGAACCATCCCTGCTCTGCGGCGCCTCAAGCGCTGCTCGGGCGGGCGAACCTTCACCGTCTATCTCAACGCGCCAGCCTCGGGCTTGAAGACGGCGGACCTCATCGTCGCCCCGCGTCACGACGGGCTCGCCGGTCCGAATGTCGTCGCGCCGATCACGCCCCCGAACCGGGTCACCCCGGAACGGCTCGCCGCAGCCCGCGCGGCGCCCGACCCGCGCATCGCCGCCTTGCCCCGCCCGCGCGTCGCCATGCTCGTCGGCAGCGCCGAGGGGCTTCTTTACGATCTCGATTTCATCGCAAGCACGCTTCTCGACGCCGGTTATGGCGTGATGGCGACCGCCTCCCGTCGGACGCCGCCAGAAATCGCCGCCGCGCTACGCCAAGCTCTCTCTGCGCCCGGCGGCTGGTTTTGGGACGGCGAGGGCGCTAATCCGTATTTTTCCATGCTGGCGAACGCCGACCGGATCGTCGTGACGGGCGACAGCGTGAATATGGTTGGAGAGTCGGCCGCGACCGGCGTTCCGGTCCACGTCCTCGAACCCTTTGTGATCCGGCGGAAAATCAAGGCCTATCTGACGGCGCTCGAAGGCGCGGGCGCGATCCGCATCTGGCGAGGGCCCTTCGAGAACTGGCCATATGCGCCCATCAATTCGACGCCGAGGATCGCGCGGCGGATCGCGGCGGACTATGCGGCGTTCAGGGCCTCATCCGCGTGA
- the trxB gene encoding thioredoxin-disulfide reductase, producing the protein MSAPNHARVIIIGSGPAGYTAAIYTARAMLEPLLIAGFEQGGQLMITTEVENYPGFAEPIQGPWLMEQMRLQAEHVGTKLISDHIVEARLDKRPFTLIGDSGATYTCDALIIATGAKAKWLGIPSEEKFKGFGVSACATCDGFFFRGKKVIVVGGGNTAVEEALYLSNLASHVTLVHRRDTLRSERVLQERLHRQANVTVLFDHVIDEVVGTEGPLSVTGARVKHAKTGETQLLEADGLFVAIGHAPASELFKGQLELKPSGYIAVEPGSTRTNIPGVFAAGDVADEVYRQAVTAAGLGCMAALETEKFLLDAPVLATEAV; encoded by the coding sequence ATGTCCGCCCCCAACCATGCGCGCGTCATCATCATCGGCTCAGGGCCGGCCGGCTATACGGCGGCCATCTACACCGCGCGCGCCATGTTGGAGCCCCTGCTCATCGCCGGCTTCGAGCAGGGCGGCCAGCTCATGATCACGACGGAGGTCGAGAACTACCCCGGCTTCGCCGAGCCCATTCAGGGCCCCTGGCTGATGGAGCAGATGCGGCTGCAGGCCGAGCATGTCGGCACGAAGCTCATCTCCGACCATATCGTGGAAGCCCGCCTCGACAAGCGGCCCTTCACCCTCATCGGCGACAGCGGCGCGACCTACACTTGCGACGCGCTGATCATCGCGACGGGCGCCAAGGCGAAATGGCTTGGCATTCCGAGCGAAGAGAAATTCAAGGGCTTCGGCGTCTCTGCCTGCGCGACCTGCGACGGCTTCTTCTTCCGTGGCAAGAAGGTGATCGTCGTCGGCGGCGGCAATACGGCCGTCGAAGAGGCGCTCTACCTCTCCAACCTCGCTTCGCATGTCACCCTCGTGCATCGGCGCGATACACTGCGTTCCGAGCGGGTGCTGCAGGAACGGCTCCACAGGCAGGCGAATGTCACTGTGCTCTTCGATCATGTGATCGACGAGGTGGTCGGCACGGAGGGGCCGCTTTCCGTCACCGGCGCGCGCGTGAAACACGCCAAAACCGGTGAGACGCAGCTTCTCGAAGCCGACGGCCTTTTCGTCGCCATCGGCCATGCGCCGGCCTCTGAGCTCTTCAAGGGCCAGCTCGAATTGAAGCCCTCTGGCTATATCGCGGTCGAGCCGGGCTCGACCCGCACCAATATCCCGGGAGTCTTCGCGGCTGGCGACGTGGCCGATGAAGTCTATCGGCAGGCGGTGACCGCGGCGGGGCTCGGCTGCATGGCGGCGCTGGAGACGGAAAAGTTCCTGCTCGACGCCCCCGTCCTCGCCACAGAAGCCGTTTAG
- a CDS encoding CDGSH iron-sulfur domain-containing protein, which produces MTERVVFQKKAMPVEVEAGKTYYWCACGRSAKQPFCDGAHQGTGIEPVSYKAEATGKAFFCGCKATKKEPLCDGTHKEL; this is translated from the coding sequence ATGACCGAACGCGTCGTCTTCCAGAAGAAAGCCATGCCGGTCGAGGTCGAGGCCGGCAAGACCTACTACTGGTGCGCCTGCGGGCGCAGCGCCAAGCAGCCTTTCTGCGACGGCGCCCATCAGGGCACGGGGATCGAGCCCGTCTCCTACAAGGCCGAAGCGACCGGCAAGGCTTTCTTCTGTGGCTGCAAGGCCACGAAGAAGGAGCCGCTTTGCGACGGAACGCATAAAGAGTTGTGA
- a CDS encoding Hsp20/alpha crystallin family protein — MAQEQNAPVKKDDGSSLVSPDFWDWRPIEALRRQLDRFFDEAPLARRTGEVEPFDRFMGWGAPPVDFVEHDNEYEMTAELPGLDEKDVEVKLVNGALVMSGEKKVEREEKGEGRFFSERRYGAFKRSFRLPDNVDPDKICANFEKGVLRVTLPKSAQPKSEEKKIDIAAQK, encoded by the coding sequence ATGGCTCAAGAGCAGAACGCGCCCGTGAAAAAAGACGACGGATCTTCTCTCGTTTCTCCCGATTTTTGGGACTGGCGCCCGATCGAGGCGCTGCGCCGCCAGCTCGACCGCTTCTTCGACGAGGCGCCCTTGGCGCGGCGGACAGGCGAGGTCGAGCCTTTCGACCGCTTCATGGGCTGGGGCGCGCCCCCCGTCGACTTCGTCGAGCACGACAATGAATATGAAATGACCGCCGAGCTCCCCGGCCTCGACGAGAAGGACGTCGAAGTGAAGCTCGTCAACGGCGCCCTCGTCATGAGCGGCGAAAAGAAGGTGGAGCGCGAGGAGAAAGGCGAGGGCCGGTTCTTCTCCGAACGCCGTTACGGCGCCTTCAAGCGTAGCTTCCGCCTGCCCGACAATGTCGACCCGGATAAGATTTGTGCGAACTTCGAAAAGGGCGTGCTGAGGGTCACGCTGCCGAAAAGCGCGCAGCCAAAGTCCGAAGAGAAGAAGATCGACATCGCCGCCCAGAAATAG
- the putA gene encoding bifunctional proline dehydrogenase/L-glutamate gamma-semialdehyde dehydrogenase PutA yields MVEPPPFSAPYAPPDEAFAAAFLADCPDAALRAAIGTKALALVRGMRAEHSALGGVEDFLHEFSLSSREGLAVMALAESLLRVPDDATADRLLADKLAAGDFSHHESASDTLLVQACAFALGFSARLVGPGRDGSAEPRSLVADLARRLGLPTLRVAARQAMRLMGAHFVFGETIDDALSRAKGRRERFSFDMLGEGARSAKDAERYFEAYAAAINAIGARAGDRALPDRPGISVKLSALHPRYEAISRERVLKELPQRVLALANLAKARDLAFTIDAEEADRLELSLDVIARIVADPSLAGWEGFGLAVQAYQKRAGAVIDYIAALAESYDRRFMLRLVKGAYWDSEIKRAQERGLADYPVFTRKAMTDLNYDALAAGLLSQPRLYPQFATHNARSVAAILVRAGARKDYEFQRLHGMGDALYAALAQMSDAPVRIYAPVGPHRDLLAYLVRRMIENGANSSFVARAADPQTPETALIEDPHERIGDAAQARHPRLPLPTQIYEPLRANSKGVEFGDRAALAAMFEERDAARLSLEARPSVAGRNPPRDVLSPIDGAVVGQVIETDADGARAMMAVATKAFSLWNATPVEKRAQKLERTADLIEARRGALIALLQSEAGKTLDDALAEIREAADMCRYYASEALRISGEIRLPGPTGEDNRLRYSGRGVFVCISPWNFPLAIFLGQVVAALVTGNAVVAKPAEQTQLIAALAVSLLYEAGVPRDALQFAPGAGDVGAALVADPRTAGVVFTGSVEVARHINQSLAARAGAIAPLIAETGGVNAMIVDSTALIEQVVDDVLASAFRSAGQRCSALRLLCLQEEIASTAIETLIGATKELHVGDPRRLGVHVGPVIDAEAKEKLDRYLAVQREAGRLLYAGEAPTPGYYVAPHIVRLDRVADLREEVFGPVLHIVTWRARDFDALLRAIEASGYGLTFGLETRIEERIRHVATRAPAGNVYVNRNMIGAVVGSQPFGGFGLSGTGPKAGGPEYLRRFLRETTVTINTASFGGDAGLLSLEE; encoded by the coding sequence ATGGTCGAGCCGCCGCCTTTCTCCGCGCCCTATGCGCCGCCGGACGAAGCCTTCGCCGCCGCCTTTCTCGCAGATTGCCCGGATGCGGCTTTGCGCGCGGCGATCGGAACCAAGGCGCTCGCTCTCGTTCGCGGCATGCGCGCCGAGCATAGCGCGCTCGGCGGCGTCGAGGATTTCCTCCATGAATTCTCGCTGTCCTCGCGCGAGGGCCTCGCCGTCATGGCGCTTGCCGAATCGCTCTTGCGCGTGCCCGACGACGCCACGGCAGATCGCCTCCTCGCCGATAAGCTCGCCGCCGGCGATTTCTCCCATCACGAATCCGCTTCCGATACGTTGCTCGTGCAGGCATGCGCCTTTGCGCTGGGTTTCTCGGCGCGGCTCGTGGGCCCTGGAAGAGACGGGAGCGCCGAGCCGCGCAGCCTCGTCGCCGATCTTGCGCGGCGCCTTGGCCTTCCCACGCTACGCGTCGCCGCGCGGCAGGCGATGCGCCTCATGGGCGCGCATTTCGTTTTCGGCGAGACGATCGACGATGCGCTGTCGCGCGCGAAGGGGCGGCGCGAAAGATTTTCCTTCGACATGCTGGGCGAAGGCGCGCGCAGCGCCAAAGACGCGGAACGCTATTTCGAGGCTTATGCGGCGGCCATCAATGCGATCGGCGCGCGCGCGGGCGATCGGGCGCTGCCTGACCGCCCCGGCATATCGGTCAAGCTCTCGGCGCTGCATCCGCGTTACGAGGCGATCTCGCGCGAGCGCGTGCTGAAGGAATTGCCGCAACGCGTGCTGGCGCTCGCGAATCTCGCCAAAGCGCGCGACCTTGCTTTCACCATCGACGCCGAAGAAGCCGACCGTCTCGAGCTATCGCTGGATGTGATCGCGCGCATCGTCGCTGATCCTTCTCTTGCCGGCTGGGAGGGGTTCGGCCTTGCCGTACAGGCCTATCAAAAGCGCGCCGGCGCGGTGATCGATTACATTGCTGCGCTGGCGGAAAGCTACGATCGACGCTTCATGCTGCGTTTGGTGAAGGGCGCCTATTGGGACAGCGAGATCAAACGCGCGCAGGAGCGGGGCCTCGCCGATTATCCGGTCTTCACCCGCAAGGCGATGACCGACCTCAATTACGACGCGCTCGCAGCGGGGCTGCTCTCCCAGCCGCGCCTCTATCCGCAATTCGCCACGCACAACGCCCGCAGCGTCGCCGCGATCCTCGTGCGCGCCGGCGCGCGCAAGGATTATGAATTTCAGCGCCTGCATGGCATGGGCGACGCGCTCTATGCGGCGCTGGCGCAGATGAGCGACGCGCCGGTGCGCATTTATGCGCCTGTCGGTCCGCATCGCGATCTACTGGCCTATCTCGTGCGGCGAATGATCGAGAACGGCGCCAATTCGTCTTTCGTCGCGCGTGCGGCCGATCCGCAGACGCCGGAAACGGCGCTCATCGAAGATCCGCATGAGAGGATTGGCGACGCCGCGCAGGCGCGCCATCCGCGCTTGCCCTTGCCGACGCAAATATATGAGCCCTTGCGCGCCAATTCGAAGGGCGTCGAATTCGGCGACAGGGCGGCGCTCGCCGCTATGTTCGAGGAGCGCGACGCCGCGCGCCTTTCACTGGAAGCGCGGCCGAGCGTCGCAGGGAGAAATCCGCCTCGGGATGTCCTGTCTCCAATCGACGGCGCTGTAGTCGGACAAGTGATCGAGACGGACGCCGACGGCGCGCGCGCAATGATGGCCGTCGCCACGAAAGCGTTTTCCCTATGGAATGCGACGCCTGTGGAGAAGCGCGCGCAAAAGCTGGAGCGCACGGCGGATTTAATCGAGGCCCGGCGCGGCGCCTTAATCGCGCTTTTGCAAAGTGAAGCCGGCAAGACTCTCGACGATGCGCTCGCCGAAATTCGCGAAGCGGCGGATATGTGCCGCTACTATGCTTCCGAGGCGCTGCGCATCAGCGGCGAGATCAGGCTTCCGGGTCCGACGGGCGAAGATAATCGTCTACGTTACTCCGGGCGCGGCGTTTTCGTCTGCATTTCGCCGTGGAACTTTCCTTTGGCGATCTTCCTGGGGCAGGTTGTGGCGGCGCTCGTCACAGGCAACGCTGTCGTCGCCAAGCCCGCTGAGCAAACGCAGCTTATCGCGGCTTTGGCCGTCTCGCTTCTTTACGAGGCGGGGGTGCCGCGCGACGCGCTGCAATTTGCGCCGGGCGCCGGAGACGTTGGCGCAGCGCTTGTCGCCGACCCGCGCACGGCGGGCGTCGTCTTCACAGGCTCAGTGGAGGTCGCGCGCCATATCAACCAATCGCTCGCCGCGCGCGCGGGCGCCATTGCGCCGCTGATCGCCGAAACGGGCGGCGTCAATGCGATGATCGTCGACTCGACGGCGCTGATCGAGCAGGTGGTCGACGATGTTCTCGCTTCCGCTTTTCGTTCGGCAGGGCAGCGCTGCTCGGCGCTCAGATTGCTGTGCCTTCAGGAGGAGATCGCCTCCACGGCGATCGAGACGCTCATCGGCGCAACAAAGGAATTGCATGTCGGCGATCCGCGCCGGCTCGGCGTCCATGTCGGCCCTGTGATCGACGCCGAGGCTAAGGAGAAGCTCGATCGCTATCTCGCGGTTCAAAGGGAGGCCGGGCGCCTGCTTTATGCGGGCGAGGCGCCGACGCCCGGATACTATGTCGCGCCGCATATTGTGCGGCTCGATCGCGTGGCGGATTTGCGCGAGGAGGTCTTCGGCCCGGTTCTGCATATCGTTACTTGGCGCGCGCGCGATTTCGACGCGCTGCTGCGCGCGATCGAGGCGAGCGGCTATGGCCTGACCTTCGGATTGGAGACGCGCATCGAGGAGCGCATCCGTCACGTGGCCACGCGGGCGCCAGCGGGAAACGTCTATGTGAACCGCAATATGATCGGCGCCGTCGTCGGCAGCCAGCCTTTCGGCGGCTTTGGCCTTTCCGGCACGGGGCCGAAGGCGGGCGGGCCGGAATATCTGCGCCGCTTCCTGCGGGAGACGACGGTGACCATCAACACGGCCTCCTTTGGCGGCGATGCGGGTCTCTTGTCACTCGAAGAGTGA
- a CDS encoding formylmethanofuran dehydrogenase subunit C: MKPFTFTLRQEPPQRVDLSALTPDRLAGKSLADIEKIEIGTTRASTKVGDVFKLAEGDLKNIRYEGGSARFDLIGAKLLPEFGIHVEGDVGLQLGRLAKGGKITVSGSAGAYAASGNEGAHIEIKGDVGELLAAPLAGELAGMSGGRVVVRGKAGARAGDRLRRGILIIEGDAGEDLGSRLIAGTIVALGKTSGRVGYLNKRGSLVLAKRPEIGPTYIDCGAHVLTFARLFARGLKADSEAAAAVLSAKLQRYGGDTAVYGKGEILTPA; the protein is encoded by the coding sequence GTGAAGCCCTTCACCTTCACGCTCCGTCAGGAGCCGCCGCAGCGCGTCGACCTTTCGGCGCTCACGCCCGACCGCCTTGCCGGCAAATCGCTCGCCGACATCGAGAAGATCGAGATCGGCACCACCCGCGCCTCGACCAAGGTTGGCGACGTGTTCAAGCTCGCCGAGGGCGATCTCAAGAACATCCGCTACGAGGGCGGCTCGGCGCGTTTCGATCTGATCGGCGCGAAGCTCCTGCCGGAGTTCGGCATTCACGTCGAGGGCGACGTCGGTCTTCAGCTCGGCCGGCTGGCCAAGGGCGGCAAGATCACGGTTTCGGGCAGCGCCGGCGCCTATGCGGCCTCGGGCAATGAGGGCGCCCATATCGAGATCAAGGGCGATGTCGGCGAGCTGCTCGCGGCGCCGCTCGCCGGCGAGCTGGCCGGCATGTCCGGCGGGCGCGTGGTGGTGCGCGGCAAGGCCGGCGCGCGGGCGGGCGACCGCCTTCGCCGGGGCATTCTGATCATCGAAGGGGACGCCGGCGAGGATTTGGGCTCGCGCCTCATCGCCGGCACGATCGTGGCGCTGGGCAAGACCTCGGGCCGCGTCGGCTATCTCAACAAGCGCGGCTCGCTGGTTTTGGCCAAGCGCCCCGAGATTGGCCCGACCTATATCGACTGCGGCGCGCATGTCCTTACTTTCGCGCGGCTTTTCGCCCGCGGGCTGAAGGCGGACAGCGAGGCGGCGGCGGCGGTTCTGTCGGCCAAGCTGCAGCGCTATGGCGGCGATACGGCCGTCTATGGCAAGGGCGAAATCTTGACCCCCGCCTGA